A window from Primulina eburnea isolate SZY01 chromosome 2, ASM2296580v1, whole genome shotgun sequence encodes these proteins:
- the LOC140824357 gene encoding uncharacterized protein, which translates to MYSPASSTSFRPPVLDGSNYALWKVKMRMFIKYIEKRACQRVLDRWSPPRTVDDDGDNRIKPESTWSNNEVQTSNFNSKAINAIFTSVDVNMFSLITNCISAKEAWDILQNHCEGSESVRRTKLRMLTSKFENLRMEENETIVEYDRRLRDIANEAFSLGDPMSNERLVSKVPKSLPERFHIKISAFDESKDTSTLNLEDLISYLRTFDMNLDLQRKNAGKATALQSTDDSVNSLIQEAKDSDLGEESISLITKKFGDYLKRMSDKKKTVSTSRPQFAPFDRNKATASTQVNSRFKTNSSGQPEATKLDSVQCRECSGFGHYANECANRLRRNKNMAVSLSDDDTDEECNLKEGDDCTSLSVVHKDIYKIQVNLFGVATPGRNTVP; encoded by the coding sequence ATGTATTCACCAGCATCAAGCACATCATTCAGACCACCAGTTCTGGATGGTTCAAACTATGCTCTCTGGAAAGTCAAGATGAGAATGTTCATCAAATATATTGAAAAAAGGGCGTGTCAACGTGTCCTAGACAGATGGTCTCCACCTAGGACAGTTGATGATGATGGTGATAACAGAATTAAACCAGAAAGTACTTGGTCCAATAATGAAGTCCAAACCTCGAACTTCAATTCAAAAGCAATCAATGCTATCTTCACATCTGTTGATGTCAACATGTTTAGTCTCATAACAAACTGCATCTCAGCCAAGGAAGCTTGGGACATTCTTCAAAATCACTGTGAAGGGTCAGAAAGTGTTCGCAGAACCAAACTCAGAATGTTAACCTCAAAATTCGAGAACTTAAGGATGGAGGAAAACGAGACTATTGTGGAATATGATCGAAGATTGCGTGATATTGCAAATGAGGCCTTTAGTCTCGGTGATCCTATGTCAAACGAAAGATTGGTTAGCAAGGTACCGAAATCCCTTCCTGAACGCTTTCATATCAAAATCAGTGCCTTTGATGAATCCAAGGACACCTCTACGCTTAACCTGGAAGATCTGATAAGTTATCTTAGAACATTTGACATGAATCTAGACTTACAGAGAAAGAATGCTGGGAAGGCTACTGCTTTACAATCCACTGATGATTCGGTGAATAGCCTAATTCAAGAAGCAAAGGATTCTGACCTAGGTGAGGAATCAATCTCCCTGATCACCAAGAAGTTCGGCGACTACCTGAAAAGAATGAGTGATAAGAAGAAAACTGTATCAACATCTAGACCACAGTTTGCCCCTTTTGATAGAAATAAAGCTACTGCATCGACTCAAGTAAATTCCAGATTTAAAACCAATTCATCAGGTCAACCAGAAGCAACGAAACTTGATTCAGTCCAATGTCGAGAATGCTCTGGATTTGGGCATTATGCTAATGAGTGTGCAAATCGTCTTCgcagaaataaaaatatggcaGTCTCCTTGAGTGACGATGATACAGATGAAGAATGTAACTTGAAGGAAGGAGATGACTGCACCTCTTTATCTGTCGTGCACAAAGATATCTACAAAATACAGGTCAATCTCTTTGGTGTTGCAACACCCGGCCGCAACACTGTGCCTTAA